From Watersipora subatra chromosome 2, tzWatSuba1.1, whole genome shotgun sequence, one genomic window encodes:
- the LOC137388588 gene encoding germ cell nuclear acidic protein-like yields the protein MIDSDSSFDDLLLEGKEARLLKKQSDIISYQLADLLTDDEDDGLCLSRPTGSDSLTENSDSPNSLLLSQASCSDISHSSSSGSKRRLTSLIDDFDGHHRQSSLTDCEDSSCSSKTDSELQRDCQSGATHRLSRGDQSSQSSDGDEAYERYLERIRGGPYSHQQRNAEYFTDDESLDDFIVSDEASLSGESSADDRLFYIKTTNLLEERSTSVAESLSSQASDDSVEDGPHFNLSDDMTSISLEKTKEESSSIYLHDSVSNEGCFKIPAARAALISDSDDSFDELIQEGVKNQREATSHQSDGSSDRNTSSSLAKSKQKDSLDLDVSSLVLTDSDDDVMMVNEPIKTSGRRPISTNSQTCRPFAPRGFGNSYTPPTNRTLSEEKQPVFQAKTEPRLRTTESSFLASLSTHLNKNQRRHHAAEKYVREFKKYKDELVKRLNAFYNQNIFSNKLNDVTITFNKRLLKTAGLCKYMKTSASHARQASIELSEKVCDTAERVRDTLIHEMCHAAVWIVDGVEDGHGRYWQFWSRKAELACKELPSIRRCHSYDITTKFVYECTRCKYQIGRHSKSLDTETKVCGRCHGKFQLLTRTSKGQMTPVSSTPNRFALFVKDNYGRIRKETSSHQQTMQQLSENFTRRLNF from the exons ATGATAGACTCTGATAGCTCATTTGATGATTTGCTATTAGAGGGAAAAGAGGCGAGACTGCTTAAGAAGCAATCAG ATATCATCAGCTACCAACTTGCAGATTTACTTACAGACGATGAAGATGATGGTTTGTGTCTTTCAAG GCCAACAGGCTCTGATAGTCTGACTGAGAATTCGGACTCTCCTAACAGTCTTTTATTATCACAAGCCTCATGTTCTGATATTTCTCACTCTTCGTCTTCGGGCTCTAAGCGACGACTCACTTCCTTGATTGATGACTTTGATGGCCACCATCGGCAGTCATCTTTGACTGACTGCGAAGATTCCTCTTGTTCATCAAAGACAGACAGCGAGCTGCAAAGGGACTGTCAGTCAGGTGCGACGCATCGCTTGTCTAGAGGTGATCAGTCCAGCCAGTCATCTGACGGTGATGAAGCTTATGAAAGAT ATTTAGAGAGAATTAGGGGAGGCCCTTACAGCCACCAGCAGCGCAACGCGGAGTACTTTACTGACGACGAAAG TTTAGATGATTTCATAGTCTCTGACGAGGCTTCACTTAGCGGTGAGAGTAGCGCAGATGATAGGCTCTTCTATATCAAGACCACAAATTTACTCGAGGAGAG GTCAACTAGCGTTGCCGAGTCCTTATCATCTCAGGCTTCTGATGATTCAGTGG AGGATGGTCCTCACTTCAATCTCTCCGATGACATGACATCGATTTCCTTAGAAAAAACAAAAGAAGAATCAAGCTCAATATATCTACACGATTCAGTATCAAATGAAGGTTGTTTCAAAATTCCTG CTGCGAGAGCTGCATTGATATCAGATAGTGATGACTCCTTTGATGAGTTGATTCAGGAAGGAGTGAAGAACCAGAGGGAGGCAACTTCTCATCAATCAG ATGGATCTTCAGACAGAAATACAAGTTCTTCACTCGCGAAGTCAAAGCAAAAAGATTCTCTTGACCTG GATGTATCTTCTCTGGTATTGACTGACAGTGATGATGACGTAATGATGGTAAACGAACCTATTAAAACTTCTGGTAGACGACCTATATCTACTAATTCTCAGACTTGCCGCCCTTTTGCTCCCAGGGGCTTTGGCAATAGCTATACACCACCAACTAACAG AACACTTTCTGAAGAAAAGCAGCCCGTATTTCAAGCAAAGACTGAGCCGAGGCTCCGAACGACTGAAAGCAGTTTTTTGGCATCATTGTCAACTCatcttaataaaaatcagcGAAGACACCATGCTGCTGAGAA GTACGTGCGGGAGTTTAAGAAATACAAAGATGAGCTAGTGAAGAGGCTCAATGCTTTTTACaaccaaaatatatttagtaACAAA TTGAATGATGTTACCATAACCTTCAATAAACGGCTACTTAAAACGGCTGGGTTGTGTAAATACATGAAGACCAGTGCCAGTCACGCTAGACAAGCTTCCATTGAGCTTTCGGAGAAAGTCTGTGATACAGCAG AGAGAGTTAGGGATACTTTGATACATGAGATGTGCCACGCTGCAGTTTGGATAGTGGATGGTGTAGAAGATGGTCACGGCAG GTATTGGCAATTCTGGAGTAGAAAGGCTGAGCTTGCATGTAAAGAACTTCCTTCCATCAGGCGTTGTCATAGTTACGACATTACAACTAAATTTGTCTATGAATGTACAAGGTGCAAGTACCA AATAGGTCGGCACTCCAAGTCACTCGACACGGAAACAAAAGTCTGCGGCAGGTGTCACGGGAAGTTTCAGTTGTTGACTCGTACATCTAAAGGACAGATGACTCCAGTTTCTTCCACTCCCAATAGATTTGCCTTGTTTGTCAAG GACAATTATGGTCGGATTAGGAAGGAAACCTCATCACACCAGCAAACCATGCAGCAGTTGTCAGAGAATTTTACTAGGCGACTCAATTTCTAA